Genomic DNA from Jejubacter calystegiae:
AGTTTCACCACGTCGTTCAGCAGTTTCTGCAGCGGCTTGTCGAGCCGCGGGCGCTCCACCAGATTGGGGGAAAGCCCCGCCTGCTGCAACCGATCGAAGCCGGTGAAAAAGTCCGCCATATGAATGCGCCACAGCAGAAACGCACGCTGGGGCAGGATAATGGTAAACAGCATAGCCAGCAGAGAGCCGAAGATAACATCCCCTGCCCGCCACAGCGCCGTGCCCATCTCGCCGGTCGGCGCGCCAACCACCACCGACAGGGTAATGCCAATCAGCAGCGCCTGATAGGGCTTCTTGCCCAGCGTCAGCCAGCCGCACAGGAACATCGAGACAGCGCACCACAGCAGCATCAGCGGTAGTGACCAGAGTTCGAGCTGAAGGGCTACCAGCCCCAACGCCGCCCCCAGAATGGTGCCGCCGATACGGTCCACCGCGCGCGGCAGGACGTTGCCCAGAAACGAGAGCGGCCCCATGACCACCACCATGGTGATCAGCGGCCAGCTCCCTTCTGGCACATCGAGCAGACGCACCACCAGGAAGGTCAGTACAAACGCCAGCGCAATTCGCACTCCGTGAACGATTCGGTAGTGGCGGTAAAGGCGAATATCAAAGGAGGTTAATGATTTGTCAGGACGCACGCCTGCACTCCGCGTAACGTAATAAAAGATTATTTTAACATGGCGCCGAAGTTGTCCCAAAAAACCAGTAAAAACGCCGCTTGCTCGATGATTTGTAACATTTCTTGATTAAAAATAGATCACATTCATTAATATTTTCTAACATTTGCATTTCAAAATCGCACTAAATACCCTTATCTTTACAAAAGAAAGGCAACTACCCTTAGCACACACTATTCGCTGCGTAATCCATTCAGCGCAGCATTTTCTGCATTTTTAAGGAAGCAACATGCGCAAACCACAAAAAACACTGCCCGGGGTCACCCGTCGGCAGGTTCTTGCATGGTCTGGCGCGGCACTCGCCCTGGGTACTGGTTCCGCGAAAGCGGCAACGTTAACCGGTGCTCCGGGCTGGGAGCCATTCGCCGATAACCCCCCTGAAACATTTGACGGCAAAGGCTGGCTGTTTTTCAACGACGCCGAAGTCGCCACCCTCGAAGCCATTGTGGATCGTCTGATTCCCGAAGATGAACTCAGCGTGGGCGGGAAAGCCGCAGGCTGCGCTGTCTTTATCGACCGACAGCTCCACGGCTTTTACGGCAATTTTGAACGCCTGTACATGGAAGGCCCTTTCCATGAGGGGACGCCCGAGCAGGGCGATCAGTCTCCGCTGACTCCACGTCAGCGCTACCGCATCGGGCTGGCAGCGCTGGATAAATGGTGCCGGAAGCAGCACAACAAAGGTTTTCACGAACTGAGCGGCGACGATCAGGATAATGTCCTGACCGCGCTGGAAAAGGATGAGATCGCCCTGGAAGGCATCAAGAGCGCGGACTTCTTTGCGCAGGTGCTGAGCAACACCACCGAAGGCTTTTTTGCCGATCCCGTCTACGGCGGTAACCGCGATATGGTCTCCTGGAAGATGATCGGGTTCCCCGGCGCGCGCTATGACTACCGCGATTTCATCGAGCGTCATAACGAAGAGCTGAAATTTACCCCCGTCAGCATCACCGGCAGCGCGGACTGGATGAAGAAAGGATAATCAATCATGGCAAAAAAACTTCCTGAAACCGACGTGGTGGTGATCGGCCTGGGCTGGGCTGGCTCCATCATCGCCAAAGAGCTGGCCGACGAAGGCCTGCGGGTGGTCGGTATTGAACGCGGTCCGTGGCGCGATACCGCCCGCGATTTCAACGTAGCCACGGTACCGGACGAACTGCGCTATGTGCAGCGCCAGGAGCTGATGCTGCGCACCCGACAGAACACCTGCACCATGCGTAACAACCCATCCGAGACCGCGCTTCCCATGCGTAGCTGGGGCTCCTTCCACCCGGGTAACGGCACCGGCGGTGCCGGTAACCACTGGGCAGGCATCACCTTCCGTTTTCAGCCGGAAGAGTTCCGTCTGAAAAGCCACCTGCTGGAACGCTATGGCAGCATTCCCGATGAACTGGTATTGCAGGACTGGGGCACCACCTGGGAAGAGATGGAACCCCACTATATGGCCTTCGAACGGGTCGCGGGCACATCCGGAAAAGCAGGCGTCGTCAATGGCGAAAAACAAGAAGGCGGCAACCCCTTCGAGGGCACCCGCTCCGGCGAATACCCCACCCCGCCGCTGAAGCAGCCTTATGGCCCGACGCTGTTTGCACAAGCCGCGAAGAATCAGGGCTACTCCCCTTTCCCGGTTCCGTCATCGCTGGTTTCCGAAGGCTATACCAACCCCTACGGCGTGGTCATGGGCCCCTGTACTTTCTGCGGCTTCTGCACCAACTACGGCTGTGCTAACTATTCCAAGGCCAGCGCCATCACCACCGTACTGCCAGCCCTGATGCGCCAGCCCAACTTCGAAGCCCGCACCTTCTGCGAAGTGCTGAAGGTGAATACCGACAGCAGCGGCAAGCGCGCCACCGGGGTCACCTATATCGACTCCTCCGGCGACGAGTGGGAACAGCCTGCGTCACTGGTAATCGTCGCCGCCTTTACCTTTGAGAACGTGCGCCTGATGCTGCTTTCCGGCATTGGCAAAGCCTATGATCCTGTTACCAACAGCGGCACCACAGGGCGTAACTATGCCTACCAGACCGCCAATGGCGTGACCCTGTTCTTCGACGACAAGAAATTCAACCCGTTCATCGGGGCTGGCGCTGTCGGTATGGGCATCGACGACTTTAACAACGATAACTTCGACCACAGCGGCCTGGGCTTCTTTGGCGGCGGCAGTATTCGCGTCACCCCCATCGGCGGTGCGCCTATCGGCTACCACCCCACCCCGCCGGGCTCCCCGAAATGGGGCAAGGGCTGGAAGAAAGCGATGGTGGATAACTACCAGAGCACCATGTCCATTGGCTGTGAGGCAAGTAGCTACACCACTCGTACCAACTACCTCTCGCTCGATCCCAACTATAAGGATCGCCTGGGTCGACCATTGCTGCGCATTACCTTCGACTTCCCGGAAAACGATCTGAAGATGGCGCAGTACTGCACCAACAAAGTGGCGGAGATCGCCAAAGCGATGAACCCGCGCGAGATAGTCTCTAAACCGATGACCGGCCACTGGAACAGCATGCCGTATCAGTCTTCCCACGTTGTGGGCGGATTCATTATGGGTGCCGATCCTTCCACCAGTTCCGTTAACAAGCATCTCCAGGTCTGGGACGTGCCGAACCTGTTCGTGGTGGGGGCATCCGCCTTCCCGCAGAACCCGGGCTATAACCCAACCGGCACCGTAGGGGCGCTGGCCTATAAGGCCGCGTTCTCCATCCGTAATTTCTACCTGAAGAATCCGGGGGAGATGATTAACGTATGAAACGTTTAGCACTGTCGTTGCTCGCCGTCTCCTGCCTGGCGGCCTCCGCCCAGGCGCTGGCTCAGCCGGAATTCGACCAGGTAGAAAAAGGGCGCTACCTGGCGACCCTGGGTGACTGCGCCGCCTGCCACACGGCCGAACCCAGCAAACCGTTCGCTGGCGGCGTAGAGCTTAAAACGCCATTCGGTAGCCTGGTCGGCGCCAATATTACGCCGGATAAAGAGACCGGCCTCGGTAACTGGACCTATGACGACTTCCGCCGCACCATGTCGGAAGGCATCGGCCACGGCGGCAAGCGACTGTATGGCGCCATGCCCTTTACCGCCTACACCAAAGTTTCGGATGAGGACAACCGCGCCATCTGGGCATATCTGCAGACCCTGGCACCGGTGAAGCAGCACGTTGAAACCAACCAGTTGCCCTTCCCGTTCAGCGTACGTACCAGTCTGATTGGCTGGAACTGGCTGAACTTCGACAAAGGGCAATATCAGCCCGATATGTCGAAGTCCGCGGAATGGAATCGCGGTGCTTACATCGTGCAGGGTCTTGGCCACTGTGGCACCTGCCATACCCCCAAAAATATTCTGGGCGGTGACAAGAACGACCAGTTCCTACAGGGCGCCGAAGTTGAAAACTGGTGGGCGCCTAATATCACGGCCGCTAACCATGACGGCATTGGCCGCTGGAGCGTTCAGGATATTAAAGACTACCTGCGTACCGGGATGAACCGCTACGACATCGCCTCCGGGCCGATGGCCGAAGAGGTGAAGAATTCCTCGCAGCACTGGAACGATGGCGATCTGCAGGCCGTGGCGGTCTATCTGAAATCCCTGAAACAGGATAACGAACAGCCGCCAGCCCCGCTGAAGCCTGAAGAGGCGCAAATGGTCACCGGTAAAGCGATCTATTTTGATCGCTGCTCCGCCTGCCACACCTCTTCCGGTAAAGGCGTGCAGCATATCTTCCCGCAACTGGCGGACAGCCCGCTTCTCAACGCCAAAGAGCCGGTCTCTTTGATGCGCGTTGTGCTGGCCGGCAGCCGCGGCGTGGATACGCCAGAGCGCCCGACCGCACCGGCTATGCCCGCTTTTGCAGCCACCATGACCGACAGCCAAATTGCCGACGTACTGACTTACGTTCGCAACAGCTGGGGCAATGCAGCGCCTGCCGTCAGCGCCAGCGACGTTCAGAAGATGCGCGAAAAGCTCAAAGAGTAATTGTGACCCGGGGAGCTTCGGCTCCCCATTTTTATTCAGCCTGCTTTAGCGCCACCGGAATATACATTTCGATATCCCACACGCCATTGCTCCCGTCGCTAAGATAGATTTCAAATACCGGCCCTTCCCTGAGCTGATGCGCCCCATCGCCAGAAACCGCCGTGAAGAAGCTAAGCCAGGGCGCGGTGAAATCGCCATCCGCCACCTGTACCCGGGCCACGGCAAACAGACCCGCCGCCAACCGGGTTTTGGTCACCCCTTCACTGTTGGGCGGTATCTCAAACGCCGGATCGACCGATATCATGGTATCGCAGCGTAGCGCCTCCGGCGGCGTCAGTTCCGGGTTACCAAAGTAGACGGCGATCCACTCTCTGGGGACCAGCTGTCTGGTGGTGACCCAGGCCTGAAGCTGCTCAAACCCTTTCGGCACCGTTTTTTCCCAGGGCCCCACAAGGTGAAACCCCGCCAGCGTACGTTCTGCAACCCGTTGAATCTGATAGTGCATATTCTCCTCCGGAGACAATGGCTGTATATTTATACAGCTTAATATCAAAGTCAGAAATAGCCTGCAAGATACCCTAACGCCATCCTGTGATACGGATTCCATAATGGTGGTGAAAAAAAGAGCAGAAAGAAAGACGAAGACAAAAAAGGCGGGAAAGAATCCCGCCCGGCGTAGTCGATCAAGCTCAGGGTTTGCTGAACCAGTCGCTAATCCGTGAGAACAAACCACCTTTGTTGACGGCTTCCAGCGTCACCAGCGGCATTCTGGCCACCTCTTTATCACCGTTATACAGCTCGATATCACCAATCTGCTGGTGAGCCTTGATCGGCGCTTCCAGGTTGGGCGTATCCAGCACGTACTTCGCCTTAATGCCAGAAACCTGGCTCTTCGGCAGCGCCATCCAGAAGTCGCGTTCCGGGCCTACGCTAATCTTCTCTTTATCGCCGTACCAGACTCGTTCCTGGCCCACCTGTTTACCGTTCTGCATAACCCGAACCGTATCGAAATTATCCTGGCCCCAGTGCAGCAGTTTGCGGGCCTGCTCTTCACGCCCTTTCGAACTGTCTGCCCCCATCACAACGGCAATCAGGCGGCGATGGCCGTCCACGCTGGAAGCGATAATATTAAAGCCCGCCCCCGAGGTATGGCCGGTTTTCAGCCCATCGACATTCAGCGTTTTATCCCACAGTAAACCATTACGGTTGTACTGCGTGATGCCGTTCCAGGTCAGGCTCTTCTCGCTGTACATATGATAAAACTCGGGCTCGCCGTGGATAATAGCCCGCGACAGCAGCGCCAGATCCCACGCCGAACTGTGCTGACCCGGCGCATCCAGGCCGTGTACGGTTTCAAAGTGGGTATCGTTCAGCCCCAACTTCTGCACATAGTCATTCATCATCCGCACAAACTGCGGCTCACCGCCCGCCACATGGTCAGCCAGCGCCACGCAGGCATCGTTGCCGGAATCGACAATCAGGCCACGACTCAGGTCGCGTACCGTCACTTTGTCGCCGGGCTTGAGGAACATCAGAGAGGAGCCATTAAACACCGGATTCCCCTGAGCCCAGGCATCTTTACCGACGGTCACTACGTCGTCGGGAGAGATACGCTGGCTATCGATAGCGCGATCCACCACATAGCCGGTCATCAGCTTGGTCAGGCTGGCGGGATTACGCTGTTGATGGGGATGACCAGAAGTCAGCACCTGGCCGGTGGTGTAATCCATCAATACCCAGGAACCGACCTGGATTTGCGGTGGCTGCGGCAACGGCTGTGCCGGCGCCTCCGCTGCCGTGGCGGACTGAACGCAGCAGGAAAGAAAAGAAACAGCAAGAATAAAGCGGAATTTCAACGGCATGTCCTCAGTGACTACAAAAAACGTCGCCTGTTTTACGGAACTTCGTATTACGGTGCTGCGGCAAATTGCAAGAAAGTATGACAGCCGCACAGAAATTCGCCGATTGTCATTCACCGCCGGGGCTGCCAGAGGCATGACGCATAAAACCACGTTGATCCGTCCGGGCCCGCCATTACGGCTTATTGCCCTATCTGCCGCCGCCTAAACCTACAATGACAATTATTTTAAGAATGTTTACTGCCATAAAATAACAAGCGGGGTGTTACATAAAATGGCATAATAGCGACCACAATGCTGCACAAACGGCCACAAAACAACCGATCGTTTGCTGTACATTAATGTTCGTTTTAGAAGTAGCGATAAAGACAGGAATACCAATGATTAAAAAAATTGCCATTACGGCCTGCGCTTTGGTGCTTTGTGCATGTTCCTCTGCCGGTAAAATTTCTGACATTGATACCGGAATGTCAAAACAGCAAATTATATCGAAGCTCGGGAATCCCGATAAATCTTATTCCAAAAATGAGCTGGAAGTGCTGACTTATTTAAATCGTAAGCCGAAAACCTTTAGCTTCGATCGCGAAGATTATCAGGTCGTTCTGATTAACGATACCGCTGCCGAAATTACGCCCACCAGCAAACTGAGCAAATAACCCTACCCTTTCGCTTGCTCCTGGCTGCGCCGGTTTTCCCGCGGAGCCAGAACCAGGCCCACCAGCGCTATCCAGCCATCCATTAGCCGCTTTACGCCATCGCGTGACAGTAGCCAGGTCAGCCCCGTTGCTGCCGCCAGCGCCGCAACAGCAACCTGCCATGGCGCATTAAGTTTCTGCAACGCATCCCACAGCAGATATTTCACCACCAGCCCGTGCAGGGCATAGATAAACAGCGTGCGGGTACCGATTTTCGCCAGGCCACGCCACCACCACGTCAGGGCGCAGAAGGCGTAGATGCAGATCCCTGCCAGCAAGTAATGACCCAGACGCATTACAACCGCTTCACGAAGCCCTTCATCCAGCGCCGGGAAGGTGCTACTGCCGTACAGCAGCGCCGTGCCAAACTGGTCGCCGAACAGGTAGCTCAGCAGCAATATCACCGCCCCCACGCAGGCGGCTTTGGGGTTAAAGACGTTCTCCAGTCGCAGGCGATTCGAAGAGGCGGCCTGAACCCCGGCGATGTAGAACGGGAAGAAGACCAAAGTACGCATAATGCCGAAGGCGTAACCGTCAAAGTCGACAAAAGAGACTGCCACCGACACGGCAATGGAGATGCCCAGCGCGAACCGCAGCCGCATAAACAGAGGCGTTAACAGCTTCCAGAAAATAAGGCTATACAGATACCATAATATCCAGTTAGGGGCCCCGTTCTTAATATAGCTGGACAGGTCACGGTAAATAATCAATTCGGCCAGTTCATACAGCAGACTGAGGGCCACAAACGGAATTATCAGCTTATAGAAAATCGTCTGATAATTAACCGTAAAGCGCTCTTTAACCACATAGCCATTCAGGAAAATAAAGGCGGGCATATGGAACAGATACAGAAAATCATAAATGCGGGACAGCATCGGTGATCCCGGAACTGCGGCTTCGATAATATGACCAAAAACCACTAAAAAAATAAGGGATGCTTTAATGCTATCCAGTCGGTAATCCCGCATAACGCTCCCCGCGCTGGCCCGATTTAACACAGCCCCTATCCTGGCACAGCCATTTCACAATTTCACGGTAACAGGGGCATTATCCGTCGATTCCTGGTCTGCCCTGCGGTTCTGACACAGATAAGCGCCGTGGCAGTTTCAGCCGGGGGGAGTTCTGGTTTACCATAGCCTGTCTGATTTCAGCCGCGCACAACCCCAGGAGCACAGCGATACCGTGGATAAAAAAGCCGAGCAGCCAACCTTCCTCTTTCATGACTATGAAACCTTCGGCACCCATCCGGCGCTGGATCGCCCGGCGCAGTTCGCCGCCATCCGTACCGATGCACAGTTCAATATTATCGGCGAGCCGGAGGTTTTTTACTGCAAACCGGCAGACGACTATCTGCCGACCCCGGAAGCGGTGCTGATCACCGGTATTACTCCCCAACAGGCGCGCTCACGTGGCGATAACGAAGCGCGCTTTGCTGAGCGCATCCACGATCTGTTTACCGTGCCCAATACCTGCGTGCTGGGCTATAACAACGTGCGCTTCGACGATGAGGTCACGCGCAATATCTTCTATCGCAACTTTTTCGATCCCTACGCCTGGAGCTGGCAGCACAATAATTCGCGCTGGGATTTGCTGGATGTGATGCGCGCCTGCTATGCCCTGCGTCCGGATGGTATCGTCTGGCCGGAAAATGATGACGGGCTGCCGAGCTTCCGGCTTGAGCATCTGACCGCCGCCAACGGCGTGGAACATGCCAACGCCCACGATGCGATGGCGGATGTCTATGCCACCATCGCCATGGCGCAACTGGTGAAAAGTCGTCAGCCGCGGCTGTTCGATTACCTGTACAGCCACCGCAATAAGCGCAAGCTGGCGACCCTTATCGATATTCCCCAAATGAAGCCGCTGGTTCACGTCTCCGGGATGTTCGGCGCCTGGCGCGGTAATACCAGTTGGATAGCCCCGCTGGCCTGGCACCCCGACAATCGCAATGCGGTGATTATGGTGGATCTGGCGGGTGATATCGCACCACTGCTGGAATTAGACGCTGATACCCTGCGCGAACGCCTCTATACCCCGAAGGCCGAACTGGGCGATGACTCACCGGTGCCGGTGAAGCTGGTACATCTGAATAAGTGCCCGGTGCTGGCGCCGGGGAGCACCCTGCGTCCGGAAGATGCGGAGCGTCTGGGCATTAACCGTCAGCAGTGTCTGGATAACCTGAAGACCCTGCGCGCCTCGCCGCAGGTACGTGAAAAGCTGGTGGCCCTGTTTGCCGAAGCGCCGCCCTTTCCGCCCCACAGCAATGTGGATGCCCAACTGTACGATGGCTTTTTCAGCGATGCCGACCGCACTGCCATGACCATTGTGCGCGAAACCGCGCCGCAAAATCTGCCCGCGCTGGATATTACCTTTGCCGATCCGCGCATTGAAAAGCTGCTGTTTAACTATCGCGCCCGCAACTTCCCGGGCACCCTGATTGAGCCAGAACAGCAGCGCTGGCTGGAGCACCGCCGGGGGGTCTTCACCCCCGAAGCGCTGCAAAGCTACGCCACGCATCTTCAGGAGCTGTGGCAGCAGCACGACGGCGATACCGATAAACAGAACCTGCTGAAGGCGCTGTGGCAGTACGTCGAGGAGCTGGCCGGATAAAAAATGGCTACGCTTATGACTGAGTCTTTCTTAACACCTGACAGGAGTATAAGAATGGGCGAAGTCAAAGTCGCGGCTCCGATCGTGGCAAAACCGGAACACCACGAGGCGTCAGGTAAAGCAACCCGGGCGATGCTGAAATCCAGCCGCAGCGAGCCGGGCTGTATTCAGTACGATCTTCATGAAGAGCAGGGCAACCCCGGTCACTTTGTCTTTCTTGAGCGCTGGAAGTCGGCCCAGGCGCTGGAGGAACATATGGCCATGACCTGGCATAACAATTTTCTGGCAGAGTCAGGCGGCAAGCTGGAAAAGCTGGAAGTGAAAAAGCTGATTGATATTAAAGAGTAAAAAAGGGCGCCACTTCGGCGCCCTTCTCGAATCGGCTCAGTAATTACTGGGCGATATCTTCATACTGCGGAACCGGGTTGCGGAAGCTACGGGTCACGCAGGCCAGATAGATAAGACCGATAGCCGCCCAGATCAGTCCCAGCACCATGGAGCTCTCCTCCAGGTTTACCCACAGGGCCCCAACCGTCAGCGCACCGCAGGTCGGCAGTACCAGGTAGTTGATGTGATCCTTCAGCGTCTTGTTACGCTTCTCGCGGATCCAGAACTGGGAGATCACCGACAGGTTCACGAAGGTGAAGGCCACCAGCGCGCCAAAGTTAATCAGCGCCGTCGCGGTGACCAGGTCGAAGTTAATCGCCAGCAGCGCGATGGCGCCGACCAGCAGCACGTTGAGCGCCGGAGTACGCCAGGTCGGATGAACATAGCCGAAGAAACGGGTCGGGAAGACGCCGTCGCGGCCCATCACGTACATCAGGCGCGATACGCCAGCATGAGCCGCCATACCGGAAGCCAGCACGGTAATGCTGGAGAAAATCAGCACGCCAAACTGGAAGGCGTGGCCCGCCACATACAGCATAATCTCAGGCTGAGACGCATCCGGATCCTTAAAGCGCGAGATATCCGGGAAGTAGAGCTGCAGAAAGTAAGAGGCGCCGATAAACACCAGGCCGCCAATCAGCGCGGTCAGGAAGATCGCCTTAGGAATCACGCGCTCGGCGTCTTTGGTCTCTTCCGACAGCGAGCTGATGCCGTCGAAGCCCAGGAACGAGAAGCACAGAATGGTCGCACCGGTGATCATCGGCACCACCTGAGCGTTCTCGCCCCAGAACGGACGTGAGCTCACCAAAGTGCCGGCGCCTTCACCGTGGGCCACGCCCCACACCACCAGACCGACAATCACCGCCACAATGGCCAGCTGCAGAATCACGATCAGCGTGTTGAAGTTCGCCACGGTCTTGATGCTGCGCAGGTTAGAGACGGTCATAAAGCCCACCAGCGCCACCACGAAGATCCACGACGGAACCGACGGTACCAGGGCTTCGAAATAGATTTTTGCCAGCAGAATGTTGATCATCGGCATGAACAGATAGTCCAGCAGCGACGACCAGCCCACCATGAAGCCAACCGTGGGGCTGATGGACTTCTGGGCATAGGTATAGGCCGAACCGGCAGACGGGAAGCGGCGAACCAGCTTACCGTAGCTCAGGGCGGTAAAGAGGATGGCAATCAGTGCGAAGGCGTAGGCGGTGGCGACATGACCGTGGGTCAGGCCGGACACAATACCAAACGTATCGAACAGTGTCATAGGCTGCATATAGGCAAGGCCCATCATCACAACCGGAATCAGCGTAAGCGTCTTACGCAGTTCCACGCGGGAAGAAGAAGTAGCGGTGG
This window encodes:
- a CDS encoding acyltransferase family protein, translated to MRDYRLDSIKASLIFLVVFGHIIEAAVPGSPMLSRIYDFLYLFHMPAFIFLNGYVVKERFTVNYQTIFYKLIIPFVALSLLYELAELIIYRDLSSYIKNGAPNWILWYLYSLIFWKLLTPLFMRLRFALGISIAVSVAVSFVDFDGYAFGIMRTLVFFPFYIAGVQAASSNRLRLENVFNPKAACVGAVILLLSYLFGDQFGTALLYGSSTFPALDEGLREAVVMRLGHYLLAGICIYAFCALTWWWRGLAKIGTRTLFIYALHGLVVKYLLWDALQKLNAPWQVAVAALAAATGLTWLLSRDGVKRLMDGWIALVGLVLAPRENRRSQEQAKG
- a CDS encoding APC family permease: MSHNATATSSSRVELRKTLTLIPVVMMGLAYMQPMTLFDTFGIVSGLTHGHVATAYAFALIAILFTALSYGKLVRRFPSAGSAYTYAQKSISPTVGFMVGWSSLLDYLFMPMINILLAKIYFEALVPSVPSWIFVVALVGFMTVSNLRSIKTVANFNTLIVILQLAIVAVIVGLVVWGVAHGEGAGTLVSSRPFWGENAQVVPMITGATILCFSFLGFDGISSLSEETKDAERVIPKAIFLTALIGGLVFIGASYFLQLYFPDISRFKDPDASQPEIMLYVAGHAFQFGVLIFSSITVLASGMAAHAGVSRLMYVMGRDGVFPTRFFGYVHPTWRTPALNVLLVGAIALLAINFDLVTATALINFGALVAFTFVNLSVISQFWIREKRNKTLKDHINYLVLPTCGALTVGALWVNLEESSMVLGLIWAAIGLIYLACVTRSFRNPVPQYEDIAQ
- a CDS encoding putative quinol monooxygenase, with translation MGEVKVAAPIVAKPEHHEASGKATRAMLKSSRSEPGCIQYDLHEEQGNPGHFVFLERWKSAQALEEHMAMTWHNNFLAESGGKLEKLEVKKLIDIKE
- the sbmC gene encoding DNA gyrase inhibitor SbmC; this translates as MHYQIQRVAERTLAGFHLVGPWEKTVPKGFEQLQAWVTTRQLVPREWIAVYFGNPELTPPEALRCDTMISVDPAFEIPPNSEGVTKTRLAAGLFAVARVQVADGDFTAPWLSFFTAVSGDGAHQLREGPVFEIYLSDGSNGVWDIEMYIPVALKQAE
- the dacD gene encoding serine-type D-Ala-D-Ala carboxypeptidase DacD, with product MPLKFRFILAVSFLSCCVQSATAAEAPAQPLPQPPQIQVGSWVLMDYTTGQVLTSGHPHQQRNPASLTKLMTGYVVDRAIDSQRISPDDVVTVGKDAWAQGNPVFNGSSLMFLKPGDKVTVRDLSRGLIVDSGNDACVALADHVAGGEPQFVRMMNDYVQKLGLNDTHFETVHGLDAPGQHSSAWDLALLSRAIIHGEPEFYHMYSEKSLTWNGITQYNRNGLLWDKTLNVDGLKTGHTSGAGFNIIASSVDGHRRLIAVVMGADSSKGREEQARKLLHWGQDNFDTVRVMQNGKQVGQERVWYGDKEKISVGPERDFWMALPKSQVSGIKAKYVLDTPNLEAPIKAHQQIGDIELYNGDKEVARMPLVTLEAVNKGGLFSRISDWFSKP
- a CDS encoding FUSC family protein, with protein sequence MRPDKSLTSFDIRLYRHYRIVHGVRIALAFVLTFLVVRLLDVPEGSWPLITMVVVMGPLSFLGNVLPRAVDRIGGTILGAALGLVALQLELWSLPLMLLWCAVSMFLCGWLTLGKKPYQALLIGITLSVVVGAPTGEMGTALWRAGDVIFGSLLAMLFTIILPQRAFLLWRIHMADFFTGFDRLQQAGLSPNLVERPRLDKPLQKLLNDVVKLRALIGPSSKETHINKGILEAIQTVSRNIVCTLELQINAWWASRESHFVMLNAHTLRETQQMTHNTLQALSRALYEGSPVPVKRNSEALAEIVDELSGLLKDREPGNRYEAHIYGYVWLSLELARQLEMLSQLIARALRK
- a CDS encoding cytochrome c, with protein sequence MKRLALSLLAVSCLAASAQALAQPEFDQVEKGRYLATLGDCAACHTAEPSKPFAGGVELKTPFGSLVGANITPDKETGLGNWTYDDFRRTMSEGIGHGGKRLYGAMPFTAYTKVSDEDNRAIWAYLQTLAPVKQHVETNQLPFPFSVRTSLIGWNWLNFDKGQYQPDMSKSAEWNRGAYIVQGLGHCGTCHTPKNILGGDKNDQFLQGAEVENWWAPNITAANHDGIGRWSVQDIKDYLRTGMNRYDIASGPMAEEVKNSSQHWNDGDLQAVAVYLKSLKQDNEQPPAPLKPEEAQMVTGKAIYFDRCSACHTSSGKGVQHIFPQLADSPLLNAKEPVSLMRVVLAGSRGVDTPERPTAPAMPAFAATMTDSQIADVLTYVRNSWGNAAPAVSASDVQKMREKLKE
- the sbcB gene encoding exodeoxyribonuclease I gives rise to the protein MDKKAEQPTFLFHDYETFGTHPALDRPAQFAAIRTDAQFNIIGEPEVFYCKPADDYLPTPEAVLITGITPQQARSRGDNEARFAERIHDLFTVPNTCVLGYNNVRFDDEVTRNIFYRNFFDPYAWSWQHNNSRWDLLDVMRACYALRPDGIVWPENDDGLPSFRLEHLTAANGVEHANAHDAMADVYATIAMAQLVKSRQPRLFDYLYSHRNKRKLATLIDIPQMKPLVHVSGMFGAWRGNTSWIAPLAWHPDNRNAVIMVDLAGDIAPLLELDADTLRERLYTPKAELGDDSPVPVKLVHLNKCPVLAPGSTLRPEDAERLGINRQQCLDNLKTLRASPQVREKLVALFAEAPPFPPHSNVDAQLYDGFFSDADRTAMTIVRETAPQNLPALDITFADPRIEKLLFNYRARNFPGTLIEPEQQRWLEHRRGVFTPEALQSYATHLQELWQQHDGDTDKQNLLKALWQYVEELAG
- a CDS encoding gluconate 2-dehydrogenase subunit 3 family protein; translation: MRKPQKTLPGVTRRQVLAWSGAALALGTGSAKAATLTGAPGWEPFADNPPETFDGKGWLFFNDAEVATLEAIVDRLIPEDELSVGGKAAGCAVFIDRQLHGFYGNFERLYMEGPFHEGTPEQGDQSPLTPRQRYRIGLAALDKWCRKQHNKGFHELSGDDQDNVLTALEKDEIALEGIKSADFFAQVLSNTTEGFFADPVYGGNRDMVSWKMIGFPGARYDYRDFIERHNEELKFTPVSITGSADWMKKG
- a CDS encoding GMC family oxidoreductase, with product MAKKLPETDVVVIGLGWAGSIIAKELADEGLRVVGIERGPWRDTARDFNVATVPDELRYVQRQELMLRTRQNTCTMRNNPSETALPMRSWGSFHPGNGTGGAGNHWAGITFRFQPEEFRLKSHLLERYGSIPDELVLQDWGTTWEEMEPHYMAFERVAGTSGKAGVVNGEKQEGGNPFEGTRSGEYPTPPLKQPYGPTLFAQAAKNQGYSPFPVPSSLVSEGYTNPYGVVMGPCTFCGFCTNYGCANYSKASAITTVLPALMRQPNFEARTFCEVLKVNTDSSGKRATGVTYIDSSGDEWEQPASLVIVAAFTFENVRLMLLSGIGKAYDPVTNSGTTGRNYAYQTANGVTLFFDDKKFNPFIGAGAVGMGIDDFNNDNFDHSGLGFFGGGSIRVTPIGGAPIGYHPTPPGSPKWGKGWKKAMVDNYQSTMSIGCEASSYTTRTNYLSLDPNYKDRLGRPLLRITFDFPENDLKMAQYCTNKVAEIAKAMNPREIVSKPMTGHWNSMPYQSSHVVGGFIMGADPSTSSVNKHLQVWDVPNLFVVGASAFPQNPGYNPTGTVGALAYKAAFSIRNFYLKNPGEMINV